The genomic window aaatttTGCTTGGGCCCAAAAGGTatgatccagtcacaattatttagCTTTGGAGATGTATGGAAGCCACAAAAGTGCACTGTTTGTTATGTctctttcccaaacttgtaatggagccaaactgttcATGTTTCCCTCATTGACAGCTTTACTGTACCActataatcatctggttgggtGAAATGTTATTCTGTTGAGAAAACAATTCACTTTTCTGTTTAATCTGTTCTCAGagctcagctcaacttgtacatagctATACTGTAGAAAGTGTTTATTTCTATATAAAACATGCATGGTACAGTATATAGCCAGAGTAAACTAGATACATACAATTAACATAAGTACAGTATCACACAAAGGAACTCTATGTTATATATATAGCAGCCTGGGTCTGTACTGTATGaacaaacacacatatatagctacatgccaTGGTGTGTCTTATATCATACAAACATTTACTGTTCACTATTTTGTAAAAGTACGcttacacaaatgacacaagtacatgtacagattATATCATAATTATTGCTACAGTGCGAATATCATCCACTAATGGTAGGTTGGTAGCACTTTGGTAAATACAAGTCCAAAACTTTCAGGACTTACTTTAAGTTTCAATAAACTTCGGTAGCCTACAAGTACTCTCTCCTCAGTGTGGCAGAATATTGATAAGTATATCATAACACAAGATCAGCTATGGAAGTATAATGAAAAATAAAagttgctaccatagttgctaTCAGTAGTCAAGCCATAAAGGTGACAGGAAGAGATGATCATGAACATGCATAGGAAGACGAAGACTCTGCAGTCAGATAAGAATAATATACAGTGACTTCCTTGATGCTCAACTTTGTAATGCACTCTTAGACAATCAGGACATAGTATTCATCATTCACAACTGCAAGTACTATCTTATTCACCATTATCTTCTACCATTTATAGTGGGTGATATTCATGCATCAGTAGTGCATCAACACTAATAATAAAATGCTTTTCATGATCATGAGCTGACGGACAGAAAAATAACCATCCCATTGCTACATGATGCATTCATACTACTAGCCAGTACACACCACACAGAAACAAACACATCAACATCATATGATTATTAGCAATCTACATCAACCTTTCATATTCTTAATAATATACATACTGTTGCAAATTTGTATTATGACCATGTGTTGCTCATTAAGGAAAATCAATTAggtatacacataattatgtaaccagatttgtgaaaaggggtcttccacacacattaaaTTCCGTGAACTTACAAGACCATAACTTAGGTTTCAAGATACAcacaaacctgaaattttctccatctattaggctatgttggtgctcattactgaccaaatttcaagtcaaccAGTCTCACGTTATGAATTgtttggtaaattggatatgtgtggaggACTCCTTTCCGTAAATGCGGTCACATACGTAATAACAGCTTTTGACAATCTACCAATTTTGAGTACTTCATGACGATTGGTATACATAGCACAGAGATGGTTCAGAGCACCCTATTCTCACTAATATCAACTCATTTTACTTGTCTTAAAGAGGCCACCATAGTTGTTATTATGGCGGACTCTTGGTACAGCAACTAAACCTTCCAGACTATAATCTTTACACAAACATATCCAATACACAAGTCAATCTTTTGAAGAAgcaatgtacactgtagctgcACATAATTATAGCAAAATCATCTTATACCTGAAGCCAGGAGAATTGAATCAAATTGTACTGATGTAATCATTAATTGGTTATGTCAGGTTAATCTGGTTCCTTTGGTTGTGCTCACCCACATTGCCATATGAATATCTTATATAAAATTATGTAAGTagatatactgtaatattaattttgttgtttttaGAGAGCTACAGTACTTTTCATTATATGCATGGAGTAAAatacgtgtatgtgtgtgtgtttttgtgtgtgttgtcACTACACCTGTATGTAGTTGAAAAGTAAAATGTTCATCTGTGATGATGCAACACATGAAAGTGTGTATGTCTACGTGATATGATAATCTGTAGcaataataatacaaaattaatgctggTTTTGCTTTACTTTTTGTGATaaattgcagtgttttgtgTCATTTTATCATACAGTGTATTGAAAGTGGAGAGCATTTAAAAAACCTAAACCTTTGTGCATGCCTATATTGGTCAAATGGTTACAGAATCACTTTGCATGATAATCAAGCTCAAAGTCAGGGGCATTGCATGTAGTAAGGAACTTTGCTCCTACCTCACTATTCACACCTCAGCGCACAAACAAAAATTGGTTAGCATCAAAAGATTGTGGTGTCACCAAGCGGTCCCAACCCAAGTATAACCAGTAACTCATATGGTTATAACTAATTTTGTTGTAGCCATGGTTATAACTGATCAGTGTTGATGATATACATGAACCAGATTGTGTAACCAAATTTGCAAATAGAGTTAAACTTCACACAGgataaacataatattattaaataaGGAAGACAGTGATAAGTCACATTTAATCAACTTCCTTCCTTTAAATAATGACCTGATCATGTTGAATTAAATTTTAACCACTTGGAAGTATTTATTTTATCCAACTTTTAATGACTACCAACAAAAATAAACTGAACTGTGTGCACTCAGCTGTAGCATACAAGTAGCACATGACTTGTGTGTTTGTCCATATTAAAATAATACTTGCGTTGTGGATCTCAACTAGTGCATTGTATGTGCCAGTAACTATTTGCAAtcattagactctatttaggctgttttgggtgggtaataaaatctcatatactccaccttgttttctaatatactccacgccttcaggcacaatatagcatatgctcaaaatctaggattatccaatcgctatgcattgttcacgagCAGTGATTTAATGagcgctattattttgtcacgtaaggtagtgttgggcgatatatcgatattatatcgtatcgtttgattttttgctgatatcgaaaagtatcgatatatttttcagaatccgatatttcgatacgatacatcacgtgatctgaatttaattttaaaatgtattttagtgttaattgtagctttccattaccttcagcaattttcaaatcacTATTACTCTTGAGTATGTGGGCGGGGAATccattgtgtatagctatagctacctactatcaaattatgtaagaaaactggcaatttacatgaacaaataatgttacaatatcgtatcgaaaagtatcaatatcggtcaattttagtcaatatcgtatcgatatcgtatcgttctgaaaatcctgatatcgcccatcactaacgtaaggacgcatagttgccatggcgctagtattatctcaagaaaaccagccgctttcactgagcctacagcagaaacagccatggatgaggtaagtaatctgagcgtaatgtgaaatagagtctaaagcagttatacaggcacaatgtggagtctgctatgaaatttataaacccgaaggcccttagtagcaccctcgcttcgctcgtacgctacagcccgggccttcgggattataaatttcatagactccacattgtgcccgtataactattatttatcaCCCACACAGACAACCAGAAGACGTTTAATAATACCAATATTTGCCTTATTTGGTAATGTTGAACAAAATCAGTATACACTGTGTAGGAAACTGCACATTGAAAACCAAAAAAGTGAGCTAGTTACTCTACACCACAGCAACACAGTACTAACTTGATAAAAGCATTGGTAAATAGAAACTGCCATGACATacttaatataataaatatTAGTTTATTATTAAACTCAGAAATGATGTACCAgtcagtacatgtgtatgtgaaACTACTGTATGACATAGTTCTGATAGTCTGATATATGTGTTTGCAATGAACAGGAGACAAGGCCAGATAAACAGAAGTTACATGtgttgtgttttgtgtgtgCAAGGCAGCATAACAAGTGGCTAGAGAATCAACCTGGTAATAAAAAAGGTTCTAGCACTACCAGATACAGTACATGAAATTTCCatgaaaataaccatgaaatacccatgaaaacaCCTATGGCTTACCCCATGAATTGTAATgtttcatgggtactgcacccatgaaatctctgcaaCACCATGAAAGTACCATGATAATCTGATCTGGAAATGcatttcatggcccatgaaacaacccatggtataccatgaattgactttcatggtacatttcataggggcattttaacatttcatgaaaaAACCATAGATGTTTTGTTGGCATACAGTACTTCTCTTGTAGTGTTGGCTCAATGCCTGGTTGTTTCCTagaacaagaaactttactcacattactccagtctacccagctgtatattgggaACCTGGTGGCTTGGTGTCATCTGGAGTAGTATAGCCCACCCAACTGTAacacctggtattaactggggaagaaTGTCCTCATCTCACTTAGTGGTGTTGAGGTCATTGTAGAACTGCAGGTTTGCGGCCTCTCTCCATGAGAtttggacagtcctcctgcaggttatatatatatactagccctgccccaggaagatttgcctgcacaaggttCAAGCACCTCagaatcccagtgctggtttgttgggtggcaatagctgccataggctttgttttgtgtgtgtgtgcgcgcgtgtgtgtgtgcatgtgtgtgtgtgtgtgcgtgacatatttgcatgtacatgcatactttagcatacatacagtattgaTTTGCATATAGTCTACATGAAACATGTAACTTTATATCATAATGTATTGGTTTACATAACTGAAACTTCATAAATTCTATAATCTCAATTTACCAAAATACGTACAACACCCTAGCTGACCATCACTTTGTCCTTCTTGAGTTTCACATTGCAAATGCATCTGATGTCGCAGAAAATACAAGTGAATTAATTCAATCTACATGGGTAACTTTAAACTATGTGTGCTATCCATAGGTTTTTATAATCAGGGCAGGAAAATCAGTAGATATGAACATCCATCTGGCTTGAACCAACACACAGTGTACACAGTACCATCCACTACATGACCAAAGCACATGCTAGCATAGTAGACAGCTGACTATGGACCAACTCATTCTGTGATTTGGTCAGTATGAATTAATTGTGGTCTGCAGGCCATAATAATACTATGGTATCATTATCCTGTTTGATTTGTACAACATGTGATAACATCTCACTGCTGTGATTCACTATCCCAGTACACTATACATGTACTTGATGATCAGCTAGACatctacatgtatatactaGCACAAATTGGTGTACAACCACACTGTTCAGCTTTAATAGTGAAGTTTACTTCAAGTTCACTACCTACTTACCTGTACATCTGTTTATCAGACTGTTACTAACAACAATTAACATTACTGTTGAGATCAGATTAGAAAGAGCTGTCTTATGAGTACTTACACTCATGCCAATACAAGCACCAGGTAGTATAATATGAACAACACTGATGTGTCACTCTAGCTTTATATAGTCAGTTTAGTGAAGTAGCACAACCTAATAATGACAGGCAAATGTACAACTGCTAATGTGATAAGCCATATAGATAGCATCCTTTCTCACTAATTCAGATCATACCTTAAGCCCTTCAATACAATTTTCCTTTTGGCTGAGCTTTAATGAAGCCTTGCTTATATCAAAGTAGTGATGTTCATTAACATGGGGGCTTCTAGGAATCGTCTGCACCATATATGGTTCACAGGCACAGAGTTTGTGTAACAGTGTCAGCCTGTGTGATTTGTTTTCTTAACCCAAAAAACAAAGTTTAGACATCAAACCATAAATGGTTTCAATTCTTCATCAAACATGCTTAGCTAAGTTAGTCACGATcgtaatatatagctacataaccaTATAAGAAGATCGCTGAAATAGTCACCCAGTACTCACTGGAGCTTTACTAGATAAGCACACAAAGTTTAAACAAGATTATCATCACATACTTCCTGTATGATGATACGTAGCTTACCTACCTACACCAGAAGAGCTTAATACAGTAGTTTTACAAGTACTAACATGGAGTTTATTAAATCTTAAACACCAGTTAAAAGGGATGGAGTATTAGATATTGGGGTGCTGTGATAATATTACCCACAAAAGGCAGAGTAGAACAATCTGGGATCAGGTGATCAAATAAAATGTGTTCTTAGTACCTGTGGATAGAATCTACTGCAGACTGTATTTCCAGGATGTTTGTGTTAAGACAAGGAAAAACTTACACACCACCAACCTATCATCACTTTAACTGGCCCAAGGAAATTGTCAGCCAATGGAATGCAGTCATCTAAACCAAGGAGGTTTTCATCTAAAGACAGTTAGCACTGTCACATTCAGAACTCTACTATTGCAGGTCAAACCAAGCATTCAGTATAGTGCCATCTTGCTCAGGTACAGGGTAGTGATTCATATGGTAATGGAATTCATGTGATTAACAGCAGACATAGCCTCCCTTGGATTACCTATCTGTCTCTAGCATTGTTTAAGGGAAGGTGTACAAGTCTGCTAGACAACACACTTTAATATACAGATCGGTGTTGCATGACAAAGGCTGCTGCTTTCCTTTCACTGAGGTAGTACACTttaaacacacacaaaagctGTATACAATAGCACAGTGCTTACAACAGCTACATCGTCTCTTAGCACTATCATACAGTGGGTCTTAAGGTTATTGGTAACCATGACAGTGATGACCTCAGATAGGCTCATCAATGTGATTGAACCACACCTAGCCACATGCATATCATCTCCCTGTCAACAGTGAAACATCATTATGTACCAAGCAGTACAACTCTCAGTCATCCTGATGTTGTATTTGTGTATACTACACACATAATGGGATTCACATGCAATCACTGTGTAATAATCTCTTTAGTGTGATAATCATTTCAGTATAAAATATGACACTGAAACTCAATTCGCAACCTATAGCTAACTGAGTTACACTCACACATGATCTTATGTTATGATTGAACCCAGAATGATGTGATCATGTAAGCACATTAACCAGATTGAAATTATGTAGTAGGTTCAACCCAGATCAAATGTAAGGTTCAAACTTTACATATGATTGTATGAGACTTCAAAGTTCAACAACGGGTTGAGATGATCacattgttattgttgttattatctactttaccagttaggcactggagggtgtacacatgAATGCAATAATCTGGATTATATTAAAAATGTAAAACATGGGCTTTTCCAgattagctataattatagcATGGTATACCTACACTGAATATGTGActgcatttgcgaaaagggacctttttcacacattttacatgtcagCAAACAAGATTTTATAACAGTTGACTCCGTACTCTGATTATGTTGCTTTTTGTATCATAATGTAGCCAGATAATGTAGCCAGATAATGTAGCtttactcatggaaaatttcaggcaattatatgcaatggtaaaaaaagttgtgaagtttcaaagttcaaaatatACGTcaaatttgtgtgtgaaaaaggtaccttttcgcaaatccggtaaCATATATAGAAACCATTGTCAACAAGGTTTCATTATCCTTGTTAATTTCAGTACCAAACCAGCTACCAGCTACCTCTTTAAAGATTCTGTGGCAACTATCTAGTCTCAACAATCTGACATAAATGGGTACAGCACAAAATATGGTTTTGTGTAACTACCTCCTGCCTTTCTCAAGAATGTTTCCTGGTCTGATTTAAAATTGCACGAAGCATTACAAAGTAGTAAAAATCCCAGCCTTTCACAATTTGTTGTCTTTATACCATTGACTTTAAACCACCTGCATGTACACAAGCTGTTTTAAtaaaaaattcagtcacataatgaATTGTAAGAAATGAGATACACTATTAAAATCACCTACACCCTGTTCTTAGATCAGAGGCAATCATATAGTATAAAGAAGTCATATCTAGAtgaaactgtacatgtgttaattGTGAAGCCATACCTATTTCCTGATTTGATGTCATTGGGTCAGCTGATGTTATTACAACATATGTGATCATTAAATTAACCAGCTACATGGCTTCTGGCTACAGAGAACTATAAATTTCTAGAAGTACTGAAGGTAAAGACATTTGAAGGAGAAGAAGTAACCGGAACTAGATCTCTGTCAGATAACATCTTCAAAGTTAGTTTTGTTGTCTAGCTGTAGCTGCACTGTACTTGTTTGCTGGATGCAtgatatgtatgtgtgcatgcatgtgtatagtaAATATAGCAAGTACGTACATCATTTTAAAACTTCTTCTAGCAATGACTAATGGAAGATTTTTCACTACCTTATTACTATCAGTTGCTTTGTCTTACACTGGTACTGTTGCCACCTACCCATCCTGGATGGTGATGGTGAGAATTGGCTGTGATGGAACAACTGACAGATGTCTAGGAGCTTATGTGGCTGATGGTTGGGTTGTAACTGCTGCCAGATGTTTCGACAGATGTTCTGTTGATGGTGCCTCCACAAGAGTAAACATCAATCTGGAACTATCAAGGAGGAACAGACTGACATTTGGTGAAAGGCTAAGGACACCAGAAGTCCTGGTTCATCCACACTATGACCCATCTAATGAAGCAAAGGAACATGATATTGCCTTAATAAAGACAAGTTGCCCTTCAGAAAGTATCTCTAAGTTAAGGGTGGTAGAGAGCTGCTCAGAAAAAAATGGCATGAATGACTTTAAACAACATGACTTATCTGAAGATGGACAATCAATCCTAGAGTATCCACTCAAGAGAGTTAATAAAAATCAATGTAGGAAAGAGCATGATGGAAAATTCTCAAGATCACAGATGCTCTGCTTCAGCAAATCACAATGTTCAGATAACAGTGTAGGATTGGCAATAAACAATAATACACTATTTGGCCTTTCTACGTTTGGCCTGGAGTGTGCAGCAGAGGAAGAAAATGATTTTGAAACATTTGGTTCACTTGATATGTGCAGATACTCAAGTTGGGTTAATGAGCAGATTTCTTCAGGTGTGTACCTCAAACAGATATAGTTAGATGTATTTGCTAATAGAAAGTGTTACTATATGGCTTCATTATTGTAGGTGATAATGAGTGTTCAGGAAGCACCACAAGTCCGCCAACATCACCATCCCCTACGCCAGCTTCATCATTAAATAcaggtatgtacgtatgtaaagCATTTGTGATATACTTTTCTTATATACGTTGAGGAGtatatacatttagtatggtTGGTCAGGTGTTAACAATTTGTTTAACTATAGCATGCAGTACACCACAAGCCCCAAAGAATGGTGATGTCAGCATTCGGGTTAGTAATAATTTGATAGCAACTTATACCTGCAATGATGGGTACATGCTTAATGGAGTAAGAGTGTCTTTGTGCATTGATGGGAAGTGGACAAAAGAAGCACCAACCTGCAAAGGTATGTAACAGTCCTGGGATCATTGTGTGAAATTATTACAACTTTTTCTGCAGCTATAACATGCCCTGAACCTGAAGGAATTATGAATGGTAAAGTGGAGACAACAGGAATACGAAGAGTGAACTCTCTTgcagtatatacatgtaatagtggCTATACATTGAGTGGATTCCGGGGGAGGAAATGTGATGAAAATGGAGAATGGGAAGGAACACCACCAACTTGTCTTTTAACAAAAGAATGTAAGTGCTTGCATAACTACGtagcttattattattaataattataatttttgttcagtATTTTGTAGTAATCCTGGGACAATTGATTGTGGTACCACATCTTTTTCTAATGGAGTTTTTCGAAGTGGCactgtagtgacattcactccAAACAGCAATGCTGAGTTGCTAGGACCAAGACAAATCACATGTGAAAATGGAAAATGGTCTGGCTCTGTACCAAAATGTAGAAGTAAGTGCAACCTTATTTATACCATATCtaaacatgtgtgtatgtaaataTAGCAATAATGTAGCTGGTatacattaactgtgtttattGTGTGTTTACAGTTTTGTGTGACACAAATTTCAAATTGAAGAATGGCAAGTATCACTTGGAATACAAGGACAGTGTTGCAGACTACAAGATGAGGTTCACCTGCAATGATGGATATGAAGGACAATTCTATGATGAGTACACCTGTTCAAATGGAGGATGGAGCCCATCTCCACACAGTGCTCAATGCCATGGTAAGCAGTAAATTAGTGtataaacaacacattacaaccATCTTATACCACATGCAGTTAATTCCCATGCTTAATACGTTTGGTATAACTACGTCATGGTCCATTAAAAGAACCCTAATATTGTTCATTAAACGAACAGggcatgcatataattatttttaattgACATCTATTAAGAAAGAGCATTTGATTAGTAGCATAAAACAAGCAAAATTTAATGGCTGCCTGAAAACCACAAGTGCATACAATGTAATCAGTTTAATATAAAGTAGACTGATGGCCTGAATCTGTATTCAGCATGAAGCCATTTTACAGATGTCCATTACATATCTCTATTATCTGTGTGTTTACCTTCTACAGCTTCCTGTCCTAAATTGAGAATAAGAAATGCAAATGTACAATACTTCGACTTGTCTGATGGTGTGAAGTATGCCTTTCCAACTTGCTTCAACAACTACAAGCTTGAGGGCAACAGTTTTATAACTTGTACTAATGGCGTGTGGCAAACTCCAACACCAAAATGTATGGCACTATGATCACTGGTAAGTCATGATGCTGTTAGCTCTTAAGACACACAGTATTTAACATGATATGAAGTCGATCCTCTTCGTTAACCCAATTTTTAAACTAAAAGCAAGCACAGTGTCATTTTGCAATGAACTGTacttgacttcttctagcagaatACATAACTGTACTTAACTGAAACAATAGCTACATAAAGATGATTCTAGAGGATCGACTTTATCCAGCTGCAGTGCATGTCTTCTGTTTCTAAATCAATGTATAGCTCTTAACTGCCCTTATTTCTGTTTATCTACAGGTTTATCTCATCAATGAAATAAGATTCACTTTCATTAACTGTTATAAATGTGTAGTTAAAAACATATATAATATTCATTTTATGCTATAatatttttagtttttgtaatgaTGTAACAGTAAGATATAACACAATGATCATCACCAATCAATGGAATTTTTATTTGTAACAATGCCATTAGTATCTATTAATTacatattattatactgtaacatTATTTGCATGCGAACTACAATACTTGGGCCAGCATGGAATTAAATTACTTTCTGAGAATTGTGTATTATCACATGGTAGTTGTGTGCATGATAAGGTCTTGTAGAACCAGCTTGGGTGCACAGCTGTGCAATACTATTGATGCTACCCGGTATTGTGATGCCAAACATTTATATAATGTTATACTCCAAACATTGGTATCATCATAAGTATTGATATTGAAATATAACCAGATAGTTGGTGATTTGGAGTCACATTTTCAGTTGATTTGAATCACACTTTTTGCATAGGATCCTATTATATAATAAAGTTTGCATCTTAATTGCTAAACTACGAAAAGGCCAAATTGTATAAGCACATTGACCTGGTTATCGATGTCATGTAGATTGTATAATGGGTATAGTATAGATACCTAAAGTTTATTGTGATACCCTAGCCATGGTATTGTGATATGCAAACTTGGACAAAGAAATAGAAGGGATGCATAAATTTTATGGGCCAGCAAGTTAAATTGTGCTGATCAGCGCTGCACTAGCAGATTCCAGCAATCAATACAGCCAGAGCTCTATTAGTACTACAGACAAGGCCTTGAATAAGTAAATAACTTACACTGATGATCATGTTCAATGTTAGTATCAACCAAAGTCAAACTTTTTGGTAGTGACATTTAACTATACTTCTGTAGACAAAAACCAACTTTGGCAACATACCTGTTCAATACCTTCTACCCCACAACAAATGTAGCCATTTATAAAATGGTAGAAAACTTTGAAGTTAACTATTGCAACTGATACAGTCAATGCTTTGGGAGGTACTCAAGGTAGGGAATTGTGttaaaaatgtcaaaatgtGATACATCAATCATAGAAACACAAATATCATCACATTGCAGGTTATTGTATTTCAATAATAGAAAGAAATTAGTGGTGAAGACTATTACTGAAATTAAAATCTTGCTTTTAGTAAAGACACCGTCAACTCATGCATAAAAATTATGCATTGGGACTATAGGCACAAACCACATTTTTCAAGGTAAGATTAATGCATACAAATGGAATCTTCGTATGTATCACGAAACTCATCTGGAAGAATTTTTAAAAGTCTTCCTGGTAAGCTCACAGGCCATATTTCCATAGTAGTTCAAGTATTATTGTGTGACATAATACCAGTAGGTGGGTAAAAAGTAACGAGCAAAACGctggcaaaataaaattttgaagTGAACAATACGAAGCATTAAAAACTTGCATGTTTTGCTTGAAAAAGATACTCTAATCGAATAGTTATGCACAATAAATCCCAGTAATCAAGAGCAAGtgaagattgaaatactctaataaagcagtctttAGAGAGTGGAATTCACAGCTTTGCAGTTGGTTAAAGCTGAGCAAAATGGATAGTTCTGAGCAAAAACATAAAGAATAATACAGTGGCCCCTCTTATCCAGCCATCGATTATCCAAATATTCTGTTATCTGAACTGTgaaagtaactgttctattagagtattttcctAAAGTAAAATAGTCTAAGAGTACTGAGctagctctgtatataaatgtatggactttgttatccaaacttttcagttatccaaacacatCTATGTAGGACCAAAtgagttcagataatggaggtagATAGGAAATAAATGAATTGCTGGAGAGAAAAAGTATGTACAACAGTACATAACAAAAATTAATAGACTGATCCATATTCTCACCATACAACCTGAATATGCATATAATATACTTGTAACACTTCTTCTCAGAGCACTTATAGTAAATGGACCTTTTATTAGACCTGGCATGGGTCTATTATgattttgagcaatgctccaaataTTCTGTACTAGGCTACAATTATTATGCTCAGTTGTGCCCTATTACATAAGTCCCAAATATATGTTCTTAGAAAAATAATTGCATCCACTAGAGTGGTGACTGTTATCTTGATACTTAGTTTGTCATCCCATCTGGTTCTTGTACAACTTGCAGAGTTGCAGCTCCTCTGATACAAAAATTGTATTAATTATCCTGGCTTGTGttcagtgttttttttttttttttgccaggCTATATGttggcataattggtgcaggCCTATCTTCAACACAATGTGACCTTCGCAAAAATCACACAACAATGTTTTCATCGTAGTATAATATCAAATCAATGGCAAATGTAATACTACATTATGTAGTACGATTGTTAGGTACATGCATTTATATTTTTGGAGTAAAGAAGCATACTATTATTTTGTTAGgtgctatacagtacatatgccTAACAAAAAAACatttgcataataattatattgtctTAGGATGGTA from Dysidea avara chromosome 2, odDysAvar1.4, whole genome shotgun sequence includes these protein-coding regions:
- the LOC136246943 gene encoding P-selectin-like, yielding MTNGRFFTTLLLSVALSYTGTVATYPSWMVMVRIGCDGTTDRCLGAYVADGWVVTAARCFDRCSVDGASTRVNINLELSRRNRLTFGERLRTPEVLVHPHYDPSNEAKEHDIALIKTSCPSESISKLRVVESCSEKNGMNDFKQHDLSEDGQSILEYPLKRVNKNQCRKEHDGKFSRSQMLCFSKSQCSDNSVGLAINNNTLFGLSTFGLECAAEEENDFETFGSLDMCRYSSWVNEQISSGDNECSGSTTSPPTSPSPTPASSLNTACSTPQAPKNGDVSIRVSNNLIATYTCNDGYMLNGVRVSLCIDGKWTKEAPTCKAITCPEPEGIMNGKVETTGIRRVNSLAVYTCNSGYTLSGFRGRKCDENGEWEGTPPTCLLTKELFCSNPGTIDCGTTSFSNGVFRSGTVVTFTPNSNAELLGPRQITCENGKWSGSVPKCRILCDTNFKLKNGKYHLEYKDSVADYKMRFTCNDGYEGQFYDEYTCSNGGWSPSPHSAQCHASCPKLRIRNANVQYFDLSDGVKYAFPTCFNNYKLEGNSFITCTNGVWQTPTPKCMAL